One segment of Neobacillus endophyticus DNA contains the following:
- a CDS encoding 16S rRNA (uracil(1498)-N(3))-methyltransferase, which translates to MQRYFVKQRANNGRFFIDEDDYHHIVKVMRMQPGDEIICVDPDGNQAVCTLAEITDERVVADVVQWSEEHSELPISVTIASGLPKGDKLEWIIQKGTELGAHQFIPFSASRSVVKWDEKKSEKKVERWRKIAKEAAEQSHRQHVPEVVKPLSFKELLAESNKFQYKLAAFEDESRNGEVSVFSSTLNQIKPGESLLMVFGPEGGLAEQEVHILRDNGFLLCGLGPRILRTETAPLYSLAAISYHFELLR; encoded by the coding sequence GTGCAACGCTACTTTGTTAAACAGCGGGCAAATAATGGGCGATTTTTCATCGATGAAGATGACTATCATCATATCGTAAAAGTTATGCGGATGCAGCCGGGGGATGAAATTATTTGTGTCGACCCGGATGGTAATCAGGCTGTATGCACGCTTGCAGAAATTACCGATGAAAGAGTCGTTGCAGACGTTGTACAATGGAGTGAAGAGCATTCAGAGCTCCCGATTTCTGTGACGATTGCCAGTGGACTTCCCAAAGGTGATAAGCTGGAATGGATCATTCAAAAAGGAACTGAGCTGGGAGCGCATCAATTTATTCCATTTTCAGCTTCACGCTCGGTTGTAAAATGGGATGAAAAAAAGTCTGAAAAAAAAGTCGAAAGATGGCGAAAGATTGCGAAAGAGGCTGCAGAACAATCCCATCGTCAGCATGTTCCAGAGGTAGTAAAACCATTAAGTTTTAAGGAATTGCTTGCTGAGTCGAATAAATTTCAATATAAATTAGCAGCTTTTGAAGATGAAAGCAGGAATGGTGAAGTTTCTGTTTTTTCTTCAACTCTAAATCAAATTAAACCTGGAGAATCTCTACTCATGGTTTTTGGACCTGAAGGCGGTTTGGCTGAACAAGAGGTTCATATTCTGAGAGACAATGGATTTCTTCTATGCGGTTTAGGTC